In the Hordeum vulgare subsp. vulgare chromosome 7H, MorexV3_pseudomolecules_assembly, whole genome shotgun sequence genome, one interval contains:
- the LOC123413289 gene encoding FKBP12-interacting protein of 37 kDa → MADPPSPRLDEDDTFGRDFNASPSRNAAPVRSGEKRQFGDLDDDEDDVFASKKGKTKVEESAPGAATGMILSLRENLQTCKENLESNQVELEAAKSEIQKWHSAFENIPAVPAGTNPEPVSVVTYLNNLKSSEESLKEQLEKAKKREAAFIVTFAKREQEIAELKSAVRDLKTQLRPPSMQTRRLLLDPAIHEEFTRLKNLAEEKEKKIKELQENVAAVNFTPSSKHGKMLMAKCRTLQEENEEIGAMASEGKIHELGMKIAVLKTQNNELRNQFDGLYKHMDGLTNDVERSNEMVSILQEELEAKDVELARLKEMLSQKEATEDDAVVEEREEAANDMNAPSDPQPIKAES, encoded by the exons ATGGCGGACCCACCTTCCCCCCGCCTAGACGAAGACGACACCTTCGGCCGCGACTTCAACGCCTCGCCCTCTCGCAACGCCGCCCCCGTCCGTTCCG GCGAGAAGAGGCAGTTCGGCGATCtggatgacgacgaagacgatgtctTCGCTTCGAAGAAG GGAAAGACAAAGGTGGAGGAAAGTGCACCAGGTGCTGCCACGGGAATGATTCTGTCTCTTCGTGAAAA TTTACAGACCTGCAAAGAGAATCTTGAATCAAACCAG GTGGAACTGGAAGCTGCTAAATCAGAAATCCAGAAGTGGCATTCAGCATTTGAGAACATTCCTGCTGTACCTGCAGGAACCAATCCAG AGCCTGTTTCGGTGGTTACTTATCTTAATAACCTGAAGTCGTCGGAGGAGTCACTGAAGGAGCAG CTGGAGAAAGCGAAGAAAAGAGAAGCTGCTTTTATTGTAACATTTGCAAAACGAGAACAAGAGATTGCGGAATTGAAG TCTGCAGTTAGGGACTTGAAAACACAATTGAGGCCACCATCAATGCAG ACGAGACGATTATTGCTTGATCCAGCAATCCACGAGGAATTTACGCGCTTAAAG AATCTGgctgaagagaaagagaaaaagataAAAGAGCTGCAGGAAAATGTTGCTGCTGTCAATTTTACTCCATCCAGCAAGCATGGGAAGATGCTAATGGCCAAGTGTAGGACATTGCAAGAGGAAAATGAAGAAATTGGGGCAATGGCTTCTGAAGGAAAA ATCCATGAACTTGGAATGAAAATTGCAGTTCTGAAGACCCAGAACAATGAGCTCAGGAATCAGTTCGATG GGCTGTACAAACACATGGATGGCCTAACAAACGATGTTGAGAGGTCAAATGAAATG GTTTCCATTCTGCAAGAGGAATTAGAAGCTAAAGATGTGGAGCTGGCAAGGTTAAAGGAGATGCTTTCACAGAAAGAGGCAACTGAAGACGACGCTGTCGTCGAAGAAAGAGAGGAAGCTGCAAATGATATGAATGCTCCTTCTGACCCGCAGCCGATAAAAGCGGAGTCCTAA
- the LOC123413290 gene encoding uncharacterized protein LOC123413290: MAEASFFDRMVSQLRSTSKYYTGYPKDLGPSRIIPFTSERQFVQLLHEGRPVVVAFTIKCTYTQHLDKVLEEAAATFYPHIKFVRVECPKYPGFCLTRQKTEYPFLEVFYNPEQAANPGKIVDPSVTKYSAKVLPFNYDQSVYGFREYFKKYGFKYSETN, encoded by the exons ATGGCCGAAGCGTCATTTTTTGATAGGATGGTTTCCCAGCTTCGGTCGACATCCAA GTACTACACTGGATATCCCAAGGATCTAGGGCCATCAAGAATCATACCGTTCACATCAGAGCGTCAGTTTGTGCAGCTATTACATGAAGGACGGCCTGTTGTTGTGGCCTTTACTATTAA GTGCACTTATACGCAGCATCTTGACAAAGTACTAGAGGAGGCTGCTGCTACATTCTATCCTCATATAAAGTTTGTTCGG GTGGAATGCCCAAAGTATCCTGGGTTTTGCCTCACGAGGCAAAAGACTGAGTATCCATTTCTTGAAGTATTTTACAACCCAGAACAG GCTGCTAACCCAGGAAAGATCGTGGACCCGAGCGTCACAAAATACTCTGCAAAAGTCCTACCT TTCAACTATGACCAGAGCGTGTATGGATTTCGAGAGTATTTTAAGAAGTATGGGTTCAAGTATTCCGAAACAAACTAG